The following are encoded in a window of Phocoena phocoena chromosome 2, mPhoPho1.1, whole genome shotgun sequence genomic DNA:
- the RABGGTA gene encoding geranylgeranyl transferase type-2 subunit alpha: protein MHGRLKVKTSEEQAEAKRLEREQKLKLYQSATQTVFQKRQAGELDESVLELTSQILGANPDFATLWNCRREVLQRLEVQKSPEELAALVKAELGFLESCLRVNPKSYGTWHHRCWLLGRLPEANWARELELCARFLEVDERNFHCWDYRRFVAAQAAVPPAEELAFTDSLITRNFSNYSSWHYRSCLLPQLHPQPDSGPQGRLPEDVLLKELELVQNAFFTDPNDQSAWFYHRWLLGRADPQDALHCLHVSRDEACLTVSFSRPLLVGSRTETLLLLVDESPLAVAWRTPDGRNRPSHVWLCDLPATSLNDQLPQHTFRVIWTAGGAQKECVLLKGRQEGWCRDSATDEQLFRCELSVEKSTVLQSELESCKELQELEPENKWCLLTIILLMRALDPLQYEKETLQYFQTLKAVDPMRAAYLDDLRSKFLLENSVLKMEYAEVRVLHLGHKDLTVLCHLEQLLLITHLDLSHNRLRALPPALAALRCLEVLQANDNTIESLDGVTNLPRLQELFLCNNRLQQPAVLQPLASCPRLVLLNLQGNPLCQAVGISEHLAELLPSVRSSLT, encoded by the exons ATG CACGGGCGCCTGAAGGTGAAGACATCGGAAGAGCAAGCGGAAGCCAAAAGGCTAGAGCGGGAACAGAAGCTGAAGCTATACCAGTCAGCCACCCAGACTGTCTTCCAGAAG CGCCAGGCTGGAGAGCTAGATGAATCAGTGCTGGAACTGACAAGCCAGATTCTGGGAGCCAACCCTGATTTTGCCACCCTCTGGAATTGTCGCCGAGAGGTGCTCCAGCGGCTGGAGGTCCAGAA GTCCCCCGAGGAGTTGGCCGCTCTGGTGAAGGCAGAACTGGGCTTCCTGGAGAGCTGTCTGAGGGTGAACCCCAAGTCTTACGGTACCTGGCACCACCGCTGCTGGCTGCTGGGCCGCCTGCCAGAGGCCAACTGGGCCCGGGAGCTGGAGTTGTGTGCCCGCTTCCTCGAGGTTGATGAGCGGAACT TTCACTGCTGGGACTACCGGCGGTTTGTGGCTGCGCAGGCAGCTGTGCCCCCTGCAGAGGAGCTAGCCTTCACTGACAGCCTCATCACCCGAAACTTCTCCAACTATTCCTCCTGGCATTACCGCTCCTGCCTCTTGCCCCAGCTGCATCCCCAGCCAGACTCTGGACCTCAGGGGCGCCTCCCTGAGGATGTGCTGCTCAAAG AGCTGGAGCTGGTGCAGAATGCCTTCTTCACGGACCCCAATGATCAGAGTGCCTGGTTCTACCATCGTTGGCTCCTGGGACGAG CGGATCCCCAGGATGCTCTGCACTGCCTGCACGTGAGCCGGGATGAGGCCTGTCTGACTGTCTCCTTCTCTCGGCCCCTCCTA GTGGGCTCCAGGACGGAGACCTTGCTGCTCTTGGTGGACGAGTCACCCCTGGCCGTGGCGTGGAGGACCCCAGATGGCAGGAACCGGCCTAGCCACGTCTGG ctctgtgacctgcCCGCCACCTCTCTCAACGACCAGTTGCCCCAACATACATTTCGTGTCATTTGGACAGCAGGCGGTGCCCAGAAGGAGTGTGTGCTCTTAAAAG GCCGCCAAGAGGGCTGGTGCCGGGACTCCGCCACGGATGAACAGCTCTTCAG GTGTGAGCTGTCGGTGGAGAAGTCCACGGTGCTACAGTCCGAGCTTGAATCCTGTAAGGAGCTGCAGGAGCTGGAGCCAGAGAATAAAT ggtGCCTGCTCACCATCATCTTGCTGATGCGGGCGCTGGACCCCCTGCAGTATGAGAAGGAGACGCTGCAGTACTTCCAGACCCTCAAG GCCGTGGACCCTATGCGGGCAGCGTACCTGGACGACCTGCGAAGCAAGTTCCTGCTGGAGAACAGCGTGCTCAAGATGGAGTACGCGGAGGTGCGCGTGCTGCACCTTGGTCACAAG GATCTGACGGTGCTCTGCCATCTGGAGCAGCTGCTCTTGATCACTCACCTTGACCTGTCGCACAATCGTCTCCgagccctgccccctgccctggctGCCCTGCGCTGCCTCGAG gtGCTGCAGGCCAATGACAACACTATCGAGTCCCTGGATGGTGTCACTAACCTGCCCCGGCTGCAGGAGCTCTTTCTGTGCAACAACC GCCTCCAGCAGCCTGCAGTGCTCCAGCCTCTCGCCTCCTGCCCCAGGCTGGTCCTCCTCAACCTGCAGGGCAACCCCCTGTGCCAAGCAGTGGGCATCTCGGAGCATCTGGCCGAGCTGCTGCCCTCAGTTCGCAGCAGCCTCACCTAA